The Halalkalicoccus subterraneus genome includes the window CGACCTCGTGCTGTGGCTCGTTCCGCTCGCGTTCCTCCTCGCGTTCGTCGCGAGCGCCACCCTCGCGATCAGCACCCACACGGCGCTCGTCGGGGCGTCCCTGATCAGCGCGTTGGCCATTGTGGACGCGGTCGCGCTGCACCCGCCGCGTGCGAGCTGACCACGATCATCAGCGTTTTACGCGGCCTCGACGACTGACCAGACATGACTACCGCGACGCTGCACACGACGAAGGGCGACATCGAGATCGAGCTCTACGACGAGCGCGCGCCCCGAACCGTCGAGAACTTCCTCAACCTCGCCGAGCACGACCCGGCCGCGAACGACGAACCGGCCCCCGACACCCCGACGTGGGAGGACCCGGAAAGCGGTGAGGTCCGTGGCGACGGACTGTACAACGGCGTCGAGTTCCACCGCATCATCGACGAGTTCATGATCCAGACCGGCGACCCGACGGGCACCGGACGGGGTGGACCGGGCTACAGCTTCGACGACGAGTTTCACGACGAGCTGCGCCACGATTCGGCGGGCACCCTCTCGATGGCCAACAGCGGCCCCGACACCAACGGCTCGCAGTTCTTCATCACGCTCGCACCCACCCCCCACCTCGACGACCGCCACGCCGTCTTCGGCGAGGTAATCGACGGGATGGACGTCGTCGAGGCGATCGGGAGCGCCGAAACCGACGCCCAGGACAAGCCGACGACGACCATCGAGATCGAATCGGTTACGATCGACGAATAACCCTACGCGTACCGGCGCGCGCCGACGAGCATCCACAGCGAAACCGC containing:
- a CDS encoding peptidylprolyl isomerase, which translates into the protein MTTATLHTTKGDIEIELYDERAPRTVENFLNLAEHDPAANDEPAPDTPTWEDPESGEVRGDGLYNGVEFHRIIDEFMIQTGDPTGTGRGGPGYSFDDEFHDELRHDSAGTLSMANSGPDTNGSQFFITLAPTPHLDDRHAVFGEVIDGMDVVEAIGSAETDAQDKPTTTIEIESVTIDE